The region accaccacagtccagactccatctggtctaatcatcaaggattgcttacatacttcctcacaattgttgttgaagcacagactaaaggtgctttaaatctaaaacatttacttttaacCTGTACCAACTCTTCCATGTTGTTTCAACCTTAGTTCTGACattatgttttccacagatgtttcaggatcaggacttttcagctgtgtggattctcatgtgggctTTTAATCGATAACTACAGTTGAAGCTTTTTCTACAGGTTCCAccagaatatggcttctcacctgtgtgacatctcatgtggacagtcaaaTAGGtctgttgactgaagctttttccacaggttccacaagaatatggctttcccattttgtgaactgccatgtgcctattatgtgctgatgaaccagaaaatctttttccacaaatgtgacaaacatatggtttctcacctgtgtgacgtctcatgtggtcagtcaaagaggtccgtcgactaaagcttttttcacaggtttcacaagaatatggcttctcacctgtgtgaagtctcatgtggtcagtcaaatGGGTCCGTCGACgaaagcttttttcacaggtttcacaagaatatggcttctcacctgtgtgggttctgtgatgtctgattaaatctgatttacgactaaaagcttttccacagaccTCGCATGTTGTACATTTTCttgccttgtcattatcacactgtGTCGCTGATGTtggagcattgtctacatcattactgtgactgttgttactctgatgtcttggtttctgctcgatacatctagttgatcctgagtctacatccttgcttccttcctgatctgggctctcagctacacaagagatgtgaaacaggagctgatcactgtttggttttggttcactgtggtcactttcctcatcagcaggagtcacctcaaaggtatcagtctcctgtttcaatccaattaactcttcctcctgactggagcggagttcatcctgttccactttaatttgtagTAACCCTGGGTCTAATTGGTgcagactggtgcacaattcttcctgttccattttaatttgagaaatctctgggtttgattggtcctgactggtgcagagttcctcctgctgatctGTAATCCATAGAGGCTCTGGGTCTTCATGGTCCACCAtggagtttctctcctggtcatggggctgatggtcaatgacagtcttctcattctcacagacataagactgtgggagctctggaggaacaaagagacaaaagacaatggttactactgtgatgatgagagaacacacatctgtcactttgtccaggactggctgtctccAACAAATTCAGCTCAACAGTTgaatgtttgatgcaaaaagaataTGATGCTTTATAATAGAAGTCTTTGAGCcgtgaaacagcagcaggaatgatacaagcatctccaaatgactgaacatttctatgaacacgttgttccacagtggatacaggatcacaaagttctaatggtaaacaccactgggtacttttc is a window of Acanthochromis polyacanthus isolate Apoly-LR-REF ecotype Palm Island chromosome 13, KAUST_Apoly_ChrSc, whole genome shotgun sequence DNA encoding:
- the LOC127536856 gene encoding zinc finger protein 239-like isoform X7, with protein sequence MNEKYQGDKVTMCSVEYLRELISDRLAAAAGEIFSEFEKTIVQYQEEIDRQRRLLDVIWKPHIPLQPIELPQSYVCENEKTVIDHQPHDQERNSMVDHEDPEPLWITDQQEELCTSQDQSNPEISQIKMEQEELCTSLHQLDPGLLQIKVEQDELRSSQEEELIGLKQETDTFEVTPADEESDHSEPKPNSDQLLFHISCVAESPDQEGSKDVDSGSTRCIEQKPRHQSNNSHSNDVDNAPTSATQCDNDKARKCTTCEVCGKAFSRKSDLIRHHRTHTGEKPYSCETCEKSFRRRTHLTDHMRLHTGEKPYVCHICGKRFSGSSAHNRHMAVHKMGKPYSCGTCGKSFSQQTYLTVHMRCHTGEKPYSGGTCRKSFNCSYRLKAHMRIHTAEKS
- the LOC127536856 gene encoding zinc finger protein 239-like isoform X6; protein product: MNEKYQGDKVTMCSVEYLRELISDRLAAAAGEIFTEFEKTIVQYQEEIDRQRRLLDVIWKPHIPLQPIELPQSYVCENEKTVIDHQPHDQERNSMVDHEDPEPLWITDQQEELCTSQDQSNPEISQIKMEQEELCTSLHQLDPGLLQIKVEQDELRSSQEEELIGLKQETDTFEVTPADEESDHSEPKPNSDQLLFHISCVAESPDQEGSKDVDSGSTRCIEQKPRHQSNNSHSNDVDNAPTSATQCDNDKARKCTTCEVCGKAFSRKSDLIRHHRTHTGEKPYSCETCEKSFRRRTHLTDHMRLHTGEKPYSCETCEKSFSRRTSLTDHMRRHTGEKPYVCHICGKRFSGSSAHNRHMAVHKMGKPYSCGTCGKSFSQQTYLTVHMRCHTGEKPYSGGTCRKSFNCSYRLKAHMRIHTAEKS
- the LOC127536856 gene encoding zinc finger protein 239-like isoform X5; amino-acid sequence: MNEKYQGDKVTMCSVEYLRELISDRLAAAAGEIFSEFEKTIVQYQEEIDRQRRLLDVIWKPHIPLQPIELPQSYVCENEKTVIDHQPHDQERNSMVDHEDPEPLWITDQQEELCTSQDQSNPEISQIKMEQEELCTSLHQLDPGLLQIKVEQDELRSSQEEELIGLKQETDTFEVTPADEESDHSEPKPNSDQLLFHISCVAESPDQEGSKDVDSGSTRCIEQKPRHQSNNSHSNDVDNAPTSATQCDNDKARKCTTCEVCGKAFSRKSDLIRHHRTHTGEKPYSCETCEKSFRRRTHLTDHMRLHTGEKPYSCETCEKSFSRRTSLTDHMRRHTGEKPYVCHICGKRFSGSSAHNRHMAVHKMGKPYSCGTCGKSFSQQTYLTVHMRCHTGEKPYSGGTCRKSFNCSYRLKAHMRIHTAEKS